The Sphingobium sp. JS3065 genome includes a region encoding these proteins:
- a CDS encoding circularly permuted type 2 ATP-grasp protein — translation MPFHEMFEPDGSIRPCYAEVQNWVERTGIAGLNRRMDEAEAIFRRIGITFAVYGEGGDPERLIPFDLLPRIFTGQEWRVLDKGIRQRARALNAFLHDVYHRGEIVKAGVMPADIIYRNSAYLAEMADFTPPGKVYSHIVGIDIVRTGPTRFEVLEDNCRTPSGVSYMLENREIMTRMFPELFAQGIVAPVDDYPAELLKSLKEVAPPACKGDPVVVVLTPGSLNSAYYEHSFLADLMGVELVEPADLFVDNDRVWMKTTLGPKAVDVIYRRIDDEYIDPLVFRPDSLLGVPGIFNVYRNGGVTLASAPGSGIADDKAVYIYVPEMIRFYLGEQPILDNIQTWQCGKPDECAYVLENLHDLVAKEVHGSGGYGMLIGPKSTKDEIAAYADRIRANPGEFIAQPTLDLSTVPTLGPAAVVGRHADFRPYCLVGKQIRLVPGGLTRVALTEGSLVVNSSQGGGVKDTWVLQD, via the coding sequence TTGCCCTTCCATGAAATGTTTGAGCCGGACGGTTCGATACGCCCCTGCTATGCCGAGGTGCAGAATTGGGTGGAGCGGACCGGCATTGCCGGGCTCAATCGTCGGATGGATGAGGCGGAGGCGATTTTCCGGCGCATCGGCATCACCTTCGCCGTCTATGGCGAGGGCGGCGATCCGGAACGGCTGATCCCCTTCGACCTGTTGCCGCGCATCTTCACCGGGCAGGAATGGCGCGTTCTGGACAAGGGCATCCGCCAGCGGGCGCGGGCGCTGAACGCCTTTCTCCACGACGTCTATCATCGTGGGGAGATTGTGAAGGCGGGGGTCATGCCTGCTGACATCATCTATCGGAACAGCGCCTATCTGGCGGAAATGGCGGACTTCACGCCGCCGGGCAAGGTGTACAGCCATATCGTCGGCATCGACATCGTGCGGACGGGGCCGACCCGGTTCGAGGTGCTGGAGGATAATTGCCGCACGCCATCGGGCGTCTCCTACATGCTTGAAAATCGCGAGATCATGACGCGCATGTTCCCGGAACTGTTCGCGCAGGGAATAGTGGCGCCGGTCGACGATTATCCGGCGGAATTGCTGAAGAGCCTGAAGGAAGTCGCTCCCCCTGCCTGCAAGGGCGATCCGGTGGTGGTGGTGTTGACGCCGGGGTCGCTCAACAGCGCTTATTATGAGCACAGCTTCCTTGCCGACCTGATGGGCGTGGAACTGGTGGAGCCTGCGGACCTGTTCGTCGACAATGACCGGGTGTGGATGAAGACCACGCTGGGGCCGAAGGCGGTGGACGTCATCTACCGGCGCATCGACGACGAATATATCGACCCGCTGGTATTCCGGCCGGACAGCCTGCTGGGCGTGCCGGGCATCTTCAACGTCTATCGCAATGGCGGGGTGACGCTGGCGTCCGCGCCCGGATCGGGAATCGCCGACGACAAGGCCGTGTACATCTATGTGCCGGAGATGATCCGATTTTATCTGGGCGAACAGCCGATCCTGGACAATATCCAGACCTGGCAATGCGGCAAGCCCGATGAATGCGCCTATGTGCTGGAAAACCTGCACGACCTGGTGGCCAAGGAAGTGCATGGTTCGGGTGGTTACGGCATGTTGATCGGACCGAAATCGACCAAGGATGAGATCGCTGCCTATGCCGATCGGATCAGGGCCAATCCCGGTGAATTCATCGCCCAGCCGACGCTGGACCTGTCGACCGTGCCCACGCTCGGCCCGGCGGCGGTGGTCGGGCGGCATGCGGATTTCCGGCCCTACTGCCTGGTGGGCAAGCAGATCAGGCTGGTGCCGGGCGGGTTGACGCGGGTGGCGTTGACCGAAGGATCGTTGGTGGTGAACTCCAGCCAGGGCGGCGGAGTCAAGGACACCTGGGTTTTGCAGGACTGA
- a CDS encoding alpha-E domain-containing protein, producing the protein MLSRTAENLFWMARYMERAEATARLLTMGQRMAILPGAHHRDEWRSVVRATGALNHFPEGAQVTESDAIAFLMLDVDNPSSIRSCLLKARANAKSARTMLTQDMWEALNEGWRKLDSYDVAEARQQLPALIDWVKTRVMTFRGAAHSGQLRNEGHDFLRTGSALERAQMTLRLLDVKYYVLLPETEVVGGNRDHYQWTSVLYALSGARAFHHIYGGTYTPWQITDFLVLNRLFPRSIAYCYDQLAYRLNRLAGWHDARAACHDTVREMVANLEKLDSGEIFRAGLHETVQNGLMSTNRLGVEIAQAYHFG; encoded by the coding sequence ATGCTGAGCCGGACCGCTGAAAATCTCTTCTGGATGGCGCGCTATATGGAGCGGGCCGAGGCCACGGCGCGCCTGCTGACCATGGGCCAGCGCATGGCGATCCTGCCGGGCGCGCATCATCGCGACGAATGGCGCTCGGTGGTGCGGGCGACGGGCGCGCTCAACCATTTCCCCGAAGGCGCGCAAGTGACGGAGAGCGACGCGATCGCTTTCCTGATGCTGGATGTCGACAACCCCTCCTCCATCCGGTCCTGTTTGCTCAAGGCCCGCGCCAACGCCAAGTCGGCCCGGACCATGCTGACGCAGGACATGTGGGAGGCGCTGAACGAAGGCTGGCGCAAGCTCGACAGCTATGACGTGGCCGAAGCGCGGCAACAGCTTCCCGCGCTGATCGACTGGGTGAAGACGCGGGTGATGACCTTCCGCGGCGCGGCCCATTCGGGGCAGCTCCGCAACGAGGGGCATGATTTCCTGCGCACCGGATCGGCGCTGGAGCGGGCGCAGATGACGCTGCGCCTGCTGGACGTCAAATATTATGTGCTGCTGCCGGAGACGGAGGTGGTGGGCGGCAATCGCGACCATTATCAATGGACGTCGGTGCTTTACGCGCTGTCGGGTGCGCGGGCCTTTCACCATATTTATGGCGGCACCTACACGCCCTGGCAGATCACGGATTTCCTGGTGCTGAACCGGCTGTTCCCGCGCAGCATAGCCTATTGCTACGACCAGTTGGCCTATCGGCTCAACCGGCTGGCGGGGTGGCATGATGCACGGGCGGCCTGTCATGATACGGTGCGGGAGATGGTGGCGAACCTGGAGAAACTCGACAGTGGCGAGATTTTCAGGGCCGGCCTGCATGAAACGGTGCAGAACGGCCTGATGAGCACCAACCGCCTGGGTGTGGAGATCGCCCAGGCCTATCATTTCGGCTGA
- a CDS encoding transglutaminase family protein, which yields MKLLVRHQTVYRYAAVAGRVAMRLKLMPVDTPVQKVLDWQVSVNDEPLNSFRPNSYGEMEAIWVRHDRTDNAVIVAEGLVETRESHGVLGWLGGRVDPRYFLRETRLTAASPAMRDMALRLPDEDGTLARLHALSAAVSDAVAYRGGVTTASTTAAEAFALGAGVCQDHAQVFIAGARALGIPARYVSGYLLADEGNVLHETHGWAEALVPELGWVGFDPSNRVCVTERYLRLACGLDADDAAPIRGSVTVAGDIWIDADVRIAQAVDGVEERQLQRQQQQGTQATAQG from the coding sequence GTGAAACTGCTCGTCCGCCACCAGACGGTCTACCGCTATGCGGCTGTGGCGGGACGGGTGGCGATGCGGCTGAAGCTGATGCCCGTCGATACGCCCGTTCAGAAGGTGCTCGACTGGCAGGTCAGCGTCAATGACGAGCCGCTGAACAGCTTCCGCCCCAACAGCTATGGCGAGATGGAGGCGATCTGGGTCCGGCACGACCGGACGGACAATGCCGTGATCGTTGCCGAAGGACTGGTCGAGACGCGGGAGAGCCATGGCGTTCTGGGCTGGCTGGGTGGCCGGGTCGATCCGCGCTATTTCCTGCGGGAGACGCGGCTGACTGCGGCGTCCCCCGCGATGCGCGACATGGCGCTCCGCCTGCCCGATGAGGACGGGACACTGGCGCGCCTCCATGCCCTGTCCGCGGCGGTAAGCGATGCCGTGGCCTATCGCGGCGGCGTGACGACCGCCAGCACCACGGCGGCGGAGGCCTTCGCCCTGGGGGCGGGGGTCTGTCAGGACCATGCGCAGGTCTTCATCGCCGGGGCGCGGGCCTTGGGAATTCCGGCGCGTTACGTGTCGGGCTACCTGCTGGCCGATGAGGGCAATGTGCTGCACGAAACCCATGGCTGGGCGGAGGCGCTGGTGCCGGAACTGGGCTGGGTGGGGTTCGACCCGTCCAACCGGGTCTGCGTGACGGAGCGCTATCTGCGTCTTGCCTGCGGGCTGGATGCGGACGATGCTGCCCCGATTCGCGGCTCCGTGACGGTGGCGGGCGATATCTGGATTGACGCGGACGTCCGGATCGCGCAGGCGGTGGACGGGGTGGAAGAGCGGCAATTGCAACGGCAGCAACAACAAGGCACGCAAGCCACCGCGCAGGGTTGA
- a CDS encoding peptidase, which produces MTYCVAVRVDQGLVMLSDTRTNAGMDNIARYRKSFTYGVPGERAITMMCSGNLSITQGVKAMLGRAIKDSALDPAVETILNCPTMHRAAQIVGDAMCAMQGRYRSTIEMQGSGADASILIAGQRKGGKPRLYLIYSAGNFIEATEDTPFFQIGEHKYGKPILDRIIKRETSLEDATKAVLVSMDSTLRSNLSVGMPLDLTVIERDAFHFRVRTRIEADNEEFQLLSHSWSAALRKGFEDLPNVLD; this is translated from the coding sequence ATGACTTATTGTGTGGCGGTGCGCGTCGACCAGGGACTGGTCATGCTGTCCGACACCCGCACCAATGCGGGGATGGACAATATCGCGCGCTACCGGAAAAGCTTCACCTACGGCGTGCCGGGTGAGCGGGCGATCACCATGATGTGTTCGGGCAATCTGTCGATCACGCAAGGGGTGAAGGCCATGCTGGGCCGGGCGATCAAGGATTCGGCGCTCGATCCGGCTGTCGAGACGATCCTCAACTGCCCCACCATGCACCGCGCCGCGCAGATCGTGGGCGATGCGATGTGCGCCATGCAGGGGCGCTATCGCAGCACGATAGAGATGCAGGGATCGGGCGCCGACGCCTCCATCCTGATCGCCGGGCAGCGCAAGGGCGGGAAGCCGCGCCTCTACCTCATTTACTCGGCGGGCAATTTCATCGAGGCGACGGAGGACACGCCCTTCTTCCAGATCGGCGAGCATAAATATGGCAAGCCCATCCTGGACCGCATCATCAAACGCGAAACCAGCCTGGAGGACGCGACCAAGGCGGTGCTGGTGTCGATGGATTCGACGCTGCGGTCGAATCTGTCGGTCGGCATGCCGCTGGACCTGACGGTGATAGAGCGGGATGCGTTCCACTTCCGCGTGCGCACCCGGATCGAGGCGGATAATGAGGAATTCCAGCTTCTCTCGCATAGCTGGTCGGCGGCGTTGCGGAAGGGTTTCGAGGATTTGCCGAACGTGCTCGACTGA
- the trxB gene encoding thioredoxin-disulfide reductase, with protein MTATHSTRMLILGSGPAGLSAAIYGARAGLAPIVVQGMQPGGQLTITTDVENYPGFRDVIQGPWLMEQMQAQAEHVGAQMVYDQIVDVDLSNRPFRLKGDSGTLYYADSLVIATGAQAKWLGAEGEQLLQGKGVSACATCDGFFYRGKKVVVIGGGNTAVEEALYLTNHSQDVTLIHRRDSLRAEKILQQRLFAHPNIKVLWNQAIERFVGGGNPEGLVGVDLIDTVTGHKSHIETDGAFVAIGHQPATELFVDKLPMDEGYLLVEKGTTKTAIPGVFAAGDVSDKVYRQAVTAAGMGCMAALDVEKFLAEADFEAIAAE; from the coding sequence ATGACTGCCACCCATTCGACCCGCATGCTGATCCTCGGTTCCGGCCCGGCCGGTCTGTCCGCCGCCATTTATGGCGCACGCGCGGGCTTGGCGCCGATCGTGGTGCAGGGCATGCAGCCGGGCGGGCAATTGACCATCACCACCGATGTGGAAAATTACCCCGGCTTCCGCGACGTCATCCAGGGCCCCTGGCTGATGGAGCAGATGCAGGCGCAGGCCGAACATGTCGGCGCGCAGATGGTGTACGACCAGATTGTCGACGTAGACCTGTCCAATCGGCCCTTCAGGCTGAAGGGCGACAGCGGCACGCTCTATTATGCTGACAGCCTGGTGATCGCGACCGGCGCGCAGGCCAAATGGCTGGGCGCGGAAGGCGAACAACTGTTGCAGGGCAAGGGCGTGTCTGCCTGCGCGACCTGCGACGGCTTCTTCTATCGCGGCAAGAAGGTGGTGGTGATCGGTGGCGGCAATACCGCGGTCGAGGAGGCGCTCTACCTCACCAACCACAGCCAGGACGTCACGCTGATCCACCGCCGCGATTCGCTGCGGGCGGAGAAGATTCTTCAGCAGCGCCTGTTCGCGCATCCCAATATCAAGGTGCTGTGGAATCAGGCAATCGAACGCTTCGTCGGCGGCGGCAATCCGGAAGGACTGGTCGGCGTCGACCTGATCGACACGGTGACGGGCCACAAGTCGCATATCGAGACGGACGGCGCTTTCGTCGCCATCGGCCATCAGCCCGCTACCGAATTGTTCGTCGACAAGCTGCCGATGGACGAGGGCTATCTGCTGGTCGAGAAGGGCACGACGAAGACCGCCATTCCGGGCGTGTTCGCGGCGGGCGATGTCAGCGACAAGGTCTATCGTCAGGCGGTGACGGCAGCTGGCATGGGCTGCATGGCGGCCCTGGATGTCGAGAAATTCCTGGCCGAAGCCGATTTCGAAGCCATCGCGGCGGAATAA
- the trpE gene encoding anthranilate synthase component I: MAVSKMAAGTDGIETARKALAAGQSALVWRRQIADTDTPISAALKLFEADRGDFLLESVEGGAVRGRYSLIGLAPDLVFRAQGHAAEINRQWATDRDAFVAEGVDALDALRALVAECRAELDPALPPALACLVGYFGYETVGLVEKLPRPAENPIALPDMLFVRPTVMLVFDRLADALYLVAPVWKGGFADADSAVAQALERIDAVAARLAAPLPAQAATAEIADVAVTPVLGPGRYAAMVEKAKDYIVAGDIFQVVLAQRFTSPFTLPPIALYRALRRINPSPFLYYLDLPGFALIGSSPEILVRARDGEVTIRPIAGTRPRGKNAVEDAANRESLLADPKERAEHLMLLDLGRNDVGRVAAAGTVTVTDSYAVEFYSHVMHIVSNVVGRLAPEKDALDALFAGFPAGTVSGAPKVRACEIIAELEPETRGAYAGGVGYFGPDGNMDSCIVLRTAVLKDGVMHVQAGAGIVADSTPEYEQRECEAKSGALLAAAREAVALAREAGFGQ; this comes from the coding sequence ATGGCGGTCAGTAAGATGGCTGCGGGGACGGACGGCATCGAAACCGCGCGCAAGGCGCTGGCGGCGGGGCAATCCGCGCTGGTGTGGCGACGCCAGATCGCCGACACCGACACGCCGATTTCCGCCGCCCTGAAATTGTTCGAGGCTGATCGCGGCGACTTCCTGCTGGAATCGGTGGAGGGCGGCGCGGTGCGGGGCCGATACAGCCTGATCGGGCTGGCCCCCGACCTGGTTTTCCGGGCGCAGGGCCATGCGGCGGAGATCAACCGCCAATGGGCGACCGACCGGGACGCCTTCGTCGCCGAAGGCGTGGACGCGCTCGACGCGCTGCGGGCGCTGGTGGCGGAATGCCGGGCGGAGCTTGACCCGGCGCTGCCCCCTGCCCTGGCCTGCCTGGTCGGCTATTTCGGTTATGAGACGGTCGGGCTGGTCGAAAAACTGCCCCGTCCCGCTGAAAATCCGATTGCGCTGCCCGACATGCTGTTCGTGCGGCCGACGGTGATGTTGGTGTTCGACCGGCTGGCCGACGCGCTCTATCTGGTCGCGCCGGTGTGGAAGGGCGGCTTTGCCGACGCCGACAGCGCGGTGGCCCAGGCGCTGGAGCGGATCGACGCCGTCGCGGCGCGGCTGGCGGCGCCCCTGCCCGCGCAGGCCGCCACCGCCGAGATTGCCGATGTCGCGGTGACGCCAGTGCTGGGTCCGGGGCGCTATGCCGCCATGGTCGAGAAGGCGAAGGATTATATCGTCGCAGGCGATATCTTTCAGGTGGTGCTGGCGCAGCGCTTCACCAGCCCCTTCACCCTGCCCCCCATCGCGCTTTATCGCGCCTTGCGGCGGATCAATCCGTCGCCCTTCCTCTATTATCTGGACCTGCCCGGTTTTGCGCTGATCGGGTCCAGCCCGGAAATCCTGGTCCGGGCGCGGGACGGCGAAGTCACCATCCGGCCCATTGCGGGCACCCGTCCGCGTGGGAAAAATGCCGTCGAGGATGCCGCCAATCGCGAAAGCCTGTTGGCCGATCCCAAGGAACGGGCGGAGCATCTGATGCTGCTCGACCTGGGCCGCAACGATGTGGGCCGGGTGGCGGCGGCGGGCACGGTTACGGTGACGGACAGCTATGCCGTCGAATTTTACAGCCATGTCATGCACATCGTTTCCAACGTCGTGGGACGGCTGGCGCCGGAAAAGGATGCGCTGGACGCCCTGTTCGCGGGCTTTCCGGCGGGCACGGTTTCGGGCGCGCCCAAGGTGCGGGCCTGCGAGATCATCGCGGAACTGGAGCCGGAGACGCGGGGCGCTTATGCGGGCGGCGTGGGCTATTTCGGGCCGGACGGCAATATGGACAGTTGCATCGTCCTGCGCACCGCCGTCCTCAAGGACGGGGTGATGCATGTGCAGGCGGGCGCGGGCATCGTCGCGGACTCGACGCCGGAATATGAACAGCGCGAATGCGAGGCGAAGAGCGGCGCGCTGCTCGCGGCGGCGCGGGAAGCCGTGGCGCTGGCAAGGGAAGCCGGGTTCGGGCAATAA